In the genome of Paracoccus tegillarcae, one region contains:
- the bhcR gene encoding HTH-type transcriptional regulator BhcR, whose amino-acid sequence MASQDNRETGARRARGRPRDWDDKTDQNTIKSLDRAMAVLDYLSQAQGKALTTIASEMGQSPATVYRILVTLEGRGLVEFDAAEQVWHIGPRAFVIGARFLRRTSLVDRARPVLRKLMEATGETANLAIEKEGGVLFLSQVETHASIRAFFPPGTISPMHCSGIGKALLAHMDKDRLDRWLTDAALSAYTSHTITDGPALLRDLASARASGFAVDNEERNAGMRCIAAPVFDMNGEAIAGISVSGPTSRVSRDQIDQLCRPVIAAAAELTTAIGGIAASEG is encoded by the coding sequence ATGGCCTCGCAGGATAATCGTGAAACCGGTGCGCGCAGGGCCCGTGGCAGGCCGCGTGACTGGGACGACAAGACCGACCAGAACACCATCAAATCGCTGGATCGCGCCATGGCGGTGCTGGATTATCTCAGTCAGGCGCAAGGCAAGGCACTGACCACCATCGCCAGCGAGATGGGCCAGTCGCCAGCCACCGTCTACCGCATCCTTGTCACGCTGGAAGGTCGCGGGCTGGTCGAATTCGATGCGGCCGAACAGGTCTGGCATATCGGTCCGCGCGCCTTTGTCATCGGTGCCCGCTTTCTGCGTCGGACAAGTCTGGTGGATCGCGCCCGCCCGGTGCTGCGCAAGCTGATGGAGGCGACCGGAGAGACCGCCAATCTGGCCATCGAAAAGGAAGGCGGCGTCCTGTTTCTCAGCCAGGTCGAGACCCACGCAAGTATCCGGGCCTTCTTTCCGCCCGGAACGATTTCACCGATGCACTGTTCGGGCATCGGCAAGGCGCTATTGGCGCATATGGACAAGGACCGGCTGGATCGCTGGCTGACGGATGCCGCGCTGAGCGCGTATACCAGCCACACCATCACCGACGGTCCCGCATTGCTGCGCGATCTCGCCTCGGCCCGCGCCTCGGGCTTTGCGGTGGACAACGAGGAAAGAAACGCCGGCATGCGCTGCATCGCCGCTCCGGTCTTTGACATGAATGGCGAGGCGATTGCCGGTATCTCGGTCTCGGGGCCGACCAGCCGGGTCAGCCGCGATCAGATTGACCAGCTGTGCCGCCCGGTCATCGCCGCAGCGGCAGAACTGACAACGGCCATCGGCGGGATTGCGGCGTCCGAGGGTTAG
- the bhcA gene encoding L-aspartate--glyoxylate aminotransferase BhcA has protein sequence MSFQNPVFIPGPTNIPENLRKACDMPTIDHRSPLFGQILHPARCGVRKVLKSDKAEVFIFPSTGTGGWETALSNTLSAGDRVLAARNGMFSHRWIDMCQRHGLDVEIVETPWGRGLPADRYEEILTADKEHRIKAVLATHNETATGVTSDIAAVRRALDAAGHPAMLFVDGVSSIGSMDFRFDDWGIDVAVTGSQKGFMLSAGLAIVGFSPKALEATETATLPRTFFDVHDMARGYANNAYPYTPAVGLLNGLNISCRMLLDEGLENVFARHHRIAQGVRAAIGAWGLDLCAVDPSVYSDTVSAIRTPEGFDATAIVNHAANTYGVAFGTGLGEVAGKVFRIGHLGSMTDVMMLSGIATAEMCMADLGLDIRLGSGVAAAQDYYRSNPAIAHRDAA, from the coding sequence ATGAGCTTTCAGAATCCTGTTTTCATTCCGGGGCCGACCAATATCCCCGAGAACCTGCGCAAGGCTTGCGACATGCCGACGATCGACCATCGGTCGCCCTTGTTCGGGCAGATCCTGCATCCCGCCCGCTGCGGTGTTCGCAAGGTTCTGAAAAGCGACAAGGCCGAGGTTTTCATCTTTCCCTCGACCGGCACCGGTGGCTGGGAAACGGCGCTTAGCAATACACTGTCGGCAGGCGACCGGGTTCTGGCCGCGCGCAACGGCATGTTTTCGCATCGCTGGATCGACATGTGCCAGCGCCACGGGCTTGATGTCGAGATCGTCGAGACGCCCTGGGGCAGGGGACTGCCTGCGGATCGCTATGAAGAGATCCTGACGGCGGATAAGGAACACCGGATCAAGGCGGTTCTGGCGACGCATAACGAAACCGCAACCGGCGTGACATCCGACATTGCGGCCGTGCGCCGCGCGCTGGATGCGGCAGGCCATCCTGCGATGCTGTTCGTCGATGGTGTCAGTTCCATCGGGTCGATGGATTTTCGGTTTGACGACTGGGGTATCGATGTTGCCGTCACCGGCTCGCAAAAGGGCTTTATGCTCAGTGCGGGTCTCGCGATTGTGGGTTTCAGTCCCAAGGCGCTGGAGGCGACCGAGACGGCGACCCTGCCGCGCACCTTCTTTGATGTGCATGACATGGCCAGGGGATACGCCAATAACGCCTATCCCTATACCCCGGCGGTGGGCCTGCTGAACGGGTTGAACATATCCTGCCGGATGCTGCTGGATGAGGGGCTGGAGAACGTCTTTGCCCGCCACCACCGCATCGCCCAGGGCGTGCGTGCCGCGATCGGGGCATGGGGCCTGGACCTCTGCGCTGTGGATCCGTCGGTTTATTCCGACACGGTCAGCGCGATCCGTACGCCTGAGGGGTTCGACGCCACCGCCATCGTGAACCATGCGGCCAACACCTATGGCGTCGCATTCGGCACCGGGCTGGGCGAGGTTGCGGGCAAGGTGTTCCGTATCGGCCATCTGGGCAGCATGACCGATGTCATGATGTTGTCAGGGATCGCCACCGCCGAGATGTGCATGGCCGACCTGGGGCTGGATATCCGTCTGGGTTCGGGCGTCGCAGCCGCACAGGACTATTACCGCAGCAATCCTGCAATCGCGCACAGGGACGCCGCGTGA
- the bhcB gene encoding beta-hydroxyaspartate dehydratase BhcB, with amino-acid sequence MDIPSYQDMLAAHERIRPHIRLTPVLQSDHLNALSGARLFFKCENLQEPGAFKVRGATNAVFSLDRDRAAAGVATHSSGNHALCLSYAAGLRGIPCNVVMPHTAPEAKKDAVRRYGGTITECEPSTSSREETFARVQARTGSEFVHPYNDPRVIAGQGTCAKELIEQTGGLDIVTAPIGGGGMISGTCLTLAKLAPDTQVIAAEPEQADDAYRSFKAGQLIADDAPQTVADGLKVPLKDLTWHFVSNHVSDILTVSEQEIVDAMRLGWKYLRLVIEPSSAVPLAAILKNAERFKDKRVGVIITGGNVDLDRLPWTEGA; translated from the coding sequence ATGGATATCCCCAGCTATCAGGACATGCTGGCCGCGCATGAGCGGATCAGGCCGCATATCCGCCTGACCCCGGTGCTGCAATCGGATCACCTGAACGCGCTAAGTGGCGCGCGGCTGTTCTTCAAGTGCGAAAACCTGCAAGAGCCGGGCGCATTCAAGGTGCGCGGCGCCACCAATGCGGTGTTCAGCCTTGACCGCGACCGCGCCGCTGCGGGTGTTGCGACGCATTCGTCTGGCAACCACGCGCTGTGTCTCAGCTATGCCGCCGGGTTGCGCGGCATTCCCTGCAATGTAGTCATGCCGCACACCGCGCCCGAGGCCAAAAAGGACGCGGTGCGCCGCTATGGCGGCACGATCACCGAATGCGAGCCATCGACCTCATCTCGCGAGGAAACCTTTGCCAGGGTGCAGGCCCGGACCGGCAGCGAGTTCGTGCACCCCTATAACGATCCGCGCGTGATCGCGGGACAGGGCACTTGCGCAAAGGAACTGATCGAGCAGACCGGCGGCCTGGATATCGTCACCGCGCCCATCGGTGGCGGCGGGATGATCTCGGGCACCTGCCTGACGCTGGCGAAACTGGCCCCGGATACGCAGGTCATCGCCGCAGAGCCGGAACAGGCCGACGATGCCTATCGCAGTTTCAAGGCCGGGCAGCTGATCGCAGATGATGCGCCGCAGACCGTGGCCGATGGTCTGAAAGTGCCGCTGAAGGATCTGACCTGGCATTTCGTGTCAAACCATGTGTCCGACATCCTGACCGTATCCGAGCAGGAAATCGTCGACGCCATGCGGCTTGGCTGGAAATATCTGCGCCTCGTGATCGAGCCCTCCAGCGCCGTTCCGCTGGCCGCAATTCTCAAGAATGCCGAGCGTTTCAAGGACAAGCGCGTCGGTGTCATCATCACTGGCGGCAATGTCGATCTTGACCGCCTGCCCTGGACCGAAGGAGCCTGA
- the bhcC gene encoding 3-hydroxy-D-aspartate aldolase BhcC, with translation MNAAVKFEDLQVGFDIPARPGMDEADIQTPCLVLDLDALERNIKKMGDYARAHGMRHRVHGKMHKSVDVAKLQERLGGAVGVCCQKVSEAEVFVRGGIKDVLVSNQVRDPQKIDRLAQLPKLGSSVIVCVDDPANVDELSQAAQKHGTELQVLVEIDCGAGRCGVTTSEAVVEIAKAVEQAPNLRFSGIQAYQGAMQHLDSYEARKQKLDIAIAQVKDAVAALKAEGLEAELVSGGGTGSYYFESDSGVYNELQCGSYAFMDADYGRILDQDGKRIDQGEWENAFFILTQVMSHAKPDKAICDAGLKAQSVDSGLPVIYGRDDVEYIKCSDEHGVIADPDGVLKVGDKLRLVPGHCDPTANVHDWYVGVRNGKAETLWPVSARGKAY, from the coding sequence ATGAACGCAGCCGTCAAATTCGAGGATCTTCAGGTCGGTTTCGACATTCCCGCCCGTCCGGGCATGGACGAGGCCGACATTCAGACCCCCTGTCTGGTGCTGGATCTGGATGCGCTGGAACGCAACATCAAGAAGATGGGCGACTATGCCCGCGCGCATGGGATGCGGCACCGGGTCCATGGCAAGATGCACAAATCCGTCGATGTGGCCAAATTGCAGGAACGTCTGGGCGGCGCGGTTGGCGTTTGCTGTCAGAAAGTGTCCGAGGCCGAGGTGTTCGTGCGCGGCGGGATCAAGGATGTGCTGGTGTCCAACCAGGTCCGCGATCCGCAAAAGATCGACCGACTGGCGCAATTGCCGAAACTGGGCAGCAGTGTCATCGTCTGTGTCGATGATCCGGCCAATGTGGACGAACTGTCCCAGGCCGCGCAGAAGCATGGCACGGAATTGCAGGTGCTTGTCGAAATCGACTGTGGTGCCGGGCGTTGCGGTGTAACGACCTCAGAGGCCGTGGTCGAGATCGCCAAAGCCGTCGAACAGGCGCCGAACCTGCGCTTTTCGGGCATTCAGGCCTATCAGGGCGCGATGCAACATCTGGACAGCTACGAGGCGCGCAAGCAAAAGCTGGACATCGCCATCGCGCAGGTCAAGGACGCGGTCGCGGCGTTGAAAGCCGAGGGGCTGGAGGCGGAACTGGTCTCTGGCGGCGGCACCGGCAGCTATTACTTCGAGTCCGATTCCGGCGTCTATAACGAGCTGCAATGCGGGTCCTACGCCTTCATGGATGCCGATTATGGCCGCATTCTGGATCAGGACGGCAAGCGGATCGATCAGGGTGAATGGGAAAACGCCTTCTTTATCCTGACCCAGGTCATGAGCCATGCCAAACCGGACAAGGCCATCTGCGACGCAGGCCTCAAGGCGCAATCCGTCGATAGTGGCCTGCCGGTGATCTATGGCCGCGACGATGTCGAATATATCAAATGTTCCGATGAACACGGCGTGATTGCCGACCCGGATGGTGTGCTGAAGGTGGGCGACAAGCTGCGGCTGGTGCCGGGCCATTGCGACCCGACGGCCAATGTCCACGACTGGTATGTCGGTGTCAGGAACGGCAAGGCCGAAACGCTGTGGCCGGTCTCGGCGCGCGGCAAGGCGTATTGA
- the bhcD gene encoding iminosuccinate reductase BhcD, whose amino-acid sequence MLIVAEREIANLMTQEAAFDAVEKVFAAMAAGDARNFPVVREAIGHEDALYGFKGGFDRAGLALGLKAGGYWPNNLEKRGLINHQSTIFLFDPDTGKVRSMVGGNLLTALRTAAASAVSISHLARADARVLGMVGAGHQATFQLRAALKQRSFDKVIGWNLHPEMLPNLEAVATQAGLPFEAVELDGMVAADVIISITSSFDAILSADQVSPGTHIACMGTDTKGKQELDPRILAGAAVFTDEVAQSVALGEAQHAVARGLIKPSDITQLGAVINGTHEGRSSDDQITLFDGTGVGLQDLAVAAAVVDLAVEAGVAIEVDF is encoded by the coding sequence ATGCTGATCGTAGCCGAACGCGAGATCGCGAACCTGATGACCCAAGAGGCCGCCTTTGACGCGGTGGAAAAGGTGTTTGCGGCGATGGCTGCGGGGGATGCCCGCAACTTCCCCGTCGTGCGAGAGGCGATCGGGCATGAGGACGCGCTTTACGGCTTCAAGGGCGGGTTCGACCGTGCGGGTCTGGCGCTTGGGCTCAAGGCGGGGGGCTATTGGCCCAACAATCTGGAAAAGCGCGGGCTGATCAATCACCAGTCGACGATCTTTCTGTTCGATCCCGATACCGGCAAGGTCAGGTCGATGGTCGGCGGCAATCTGCTGACCGCGCTGCGGACGGCGGCGGCCTCGGCCGTTTCGATCAGCCATCTGGCGCGCGCCGATGCCCGTGTTCTGGGCATGGTCGGCGCGGGCCATCAGGCGACGTTCCAACTGCGCGCCGCGCTGAAACAGCGCAGCTTTGACAAGGTCATCGGCTGGAACCTGCATCCCGAAATGCTGCCGAACCTCGAAGCCGTGGCGACGCAGGCCGGGCTGCCCTTTGAGGCGGTCGAGCTGGATGGCATGGTCGCGGCGGATGTGATCATCTCGATCACCTCATCCTTCGATGCGATCCTGAGCGCAGATCAGGTCAGCCCCGGCACGCATATCGCCTGCATGGGCACGGATACCAAGGGCAAGCAGGAACTCGATCCCCGCATATTGGCGGGCGCAGCGGTGTTCACTGATGAGGTTGCGCAATCGGTCGCGCTTGGCGAGGCCCAGCACGCCGTCGCCCGGGGCCTGATCAAGCCATCCGACATCACGCAGCTTGGTGCGGTGATCAACGGCACGCATGAAGGGCGCAGTTCGGATGATCAGATCACGCTGTTTGACGGCACAGGGGTCGGGTTGCAGGATCTGGCTGTGGCGGCTGCCGTGGTCGATCTGGCGGTTGAGGCAGGCGTGGCCATCGAGGTCGATTTCTGA
- the murB gene encoding UDP-N-acetylmuramate dehydrogenase, whose protein sequence is MTQNLPDTRGVLTPNRPLDGLTWLRVGGPADWLFQPADPEDLASFLAQLEPDVPVFPIGVGSNLIVRDGGIRGVVIRLGRAFNGIAVEGDTVTAGAAALDAHVARRAADAGLDLTFLRTIPGSIGGAVRMNAGCYGSYVADHLIEAVAVTRDGQQVTLGPDDLRFAYRHSELPADWVLTEARFRAGKGDPDALHAKMADQLAKRDETQPTKDRSAGSTFRNPAGFSSTGRADDTHELKAWSLIDAAGLRGHSWGGAQMSEKHPNFLLNTGGATAAELEELGELVRRRVMEESGLDLQWEVIRVGDPLPEDAPAD, encoded by the coding sequence ATGACCCAGAATTTACCCGATACTCGCGGCGTGCTGACGCCGAACCGGCCGCTGGATGGCCTGACATGGCTGCGTGTTGGCGGCCCCGCCGACTGGCTGTTCCAGCCTGCCGATCCCGAAGATCTGGCCTCGTTCCTTGCGCAGCTGGAACCGGATGTCCCGGTCTTTCCGATCGGTGTTGGCAGCAATCTGATCGTTCGCGACGGCGGCATCCGCGGTGTGGTGATCCGGCTCGGTCGCGCGTTCAATGGCATCGCGGTTGAAGGCGACACGGTGACCGCCGGCGCTGCGGCGCTGGATGCGCATGTGGCCCGGCGCGCGGCTGATGCCGGCCTGGATTTGACCTTCTTGCGCACCATTCCGGGCAGTATCGGCGGCGCCGTGCGGATGAACGCCGGCTGTTATGGCAGCTATGTCGCCGACCATCTGATCGAGGCCGTGGCCGTCACGCGCGACGGCCAGCAGGTCACGCTTGGCCCCGATGATCTGCGCTTTGCCTATCGCCATTCCGAACTGCCGGCTGATTGGGTTCTGACCGAGGCGCGCTTTCGCGCCGGCAAGGGCGATCCGGATGCGCTGCACGCGAAGATGGCGGATCAACTGGCCAAACGCGACGAAACACAGCCGACCAAGGATCGCAGCGCCGGATCCACCTTTCGCAATCCCGCCGGTTTCAGCAGCACCGGACGCGCAGACGATACGCATGAGTTGAAGGCCTGGTCGCTCATTGATGCGGCAGGTCTGCGCGGGCATAGCTGGGGCGGGGCGCAGATGTCGGAAAAGCACCCGAATTTCCTGCTGAACACAGGCGGTGCGACGGCGGCCGAGCTAGAGGAACTGGGCGAACTGGTGCGCCGCCGCGTGATGGAAGAAAGCGGCCTTGATCTGCAATGGGAGGTGATCCGCGTTGGCGATCCCCTGCCCGAGGACGCCCCGGCGGACTGA
- a CDS encoding D-alanine--D-alanine ligase — MAGRSSRTAHTVAVLMGGPSAEREVSLSSGRECANALRVAGYTVIEVELGSQRGAEIVTRLADVAPDVVFNALHGPLGEDGCVQGVLEWLGLPYTHSGVLASALAMDKTRAKDAFRAACLPVVESIIADRDEVRSRHVMPAPYVVKPNDEGSSVGVYIVHAENNGPPALDDKMPSRVMVETYAPGRELTTTVMGDRALEVTEIIVEGWYDYDAKYKPGGSRHVIPAEIPAEIRSACLDMAVRAHDALGCNGLSRTDFRWDETRGLDGLIILEVNTQPGMTPTSLAPEQAAHAGHDFPALMRWMIEDALCRA; from the coding sequence GTGGCGGGCAGGTCGAGCAGGACAGCCCACACCGTAGCCGTTCTGATGGGCGGACCCTCGGCTGAACGCGAGGTGTCTCTGTCCTCGGGGCGCGAATGCGCAAATGCGCTGCGGGTGGCGGGTTACACAGTCATCGAGGTCGAACTCGGGTCGCAGCGCGGCGCCGAAATCGTGACACGGCTTGCCGATGTCGCGCCTGATGTCGTGTTCAATGCGCTGCACGGCCCCCTGGGCGAGGATGGCTGTGTGCAGGGCGTGCTGGAATGGCTGGGTCTGCCCTATACACATTCGGGTGTGCTGGCTTCGGCGCTGGCGATGGACAAGACGCGGGCCAAGGATGCGTTTCGCGCGGCTTGCCTGCCGGTGGTCGAAAGCATCATCGCCGATCGAGACGAGGTGCGCAGCCGCCATGTGATGCCGGCGCCCTATGTGGTCAAGCCGAATGACGAGGGCTCCAGTGTCGGGGTGTATATCGTGCATGCCGAGAATAACGGCCCGCCTGCGCTGGACGACAAGATGCCGTCGCGGGTCATGGTCGAAACCTATGCGCCGGGGCGCGAGCTGACCACCACCGTGATGGGCGACCGGGCGCTGGAGGTGACCGAGATCATCGTCGAAGGCTGGTACGATTACGACGCCAAGTACAAACCCGGCGGCTCGCGCCATGTGATCCCCGCCGAAATCCCCGCCGAGATCCGCTCTGCCTGCCTGGACATGGCAGTGCGCGCCCATGACGCCTTGGGCTGCAACGGCCTCAGCCGCACCGATTTCCGTTGGGATGAAACGCGCGGTCTGGACGGGCTGATCATCCTCGAGGTGAACACCCAGCCCGGCATGACGCCCACCTCGCTGGCGCCCGAACAGGCTGCCCATGCGGGTCATGATTTCCCCGCGCTGATGCGCTGGATGATCGAGGATGCGCTATGTCGAGCATGA
- a CDS encoding cell division protein FtsQ/DivIB, producing the protein MSSMTDHNAPPKRKRDPAPSRLAYRLERMWLTPLYRRVFRVGLPAFVLAMSVGIWLSDEDRRAALSDGITGMVDKVQSRDEFQVRMMTVEGASPAVDKALRAMLPVDLPASSFDIDLTALRLQVIALDAVEKIELRIKPGGILSAVVTERVPVMLWRHARGIDMLDKAGHRVAGVTAREMRPDLPIIAGDGADQAAHEALALIDAAGPVLPRLRGLQRQGERRWDVVLDHGQRILLPETDAVRALERAIEMQRQQDLLGRDISVIDLRDPARPVVRMGVDARNTIRGARGLPLLGPDGQLLPDDEG; encoded by the coding sequence ATGTCGAGCATGACCGATCACAACGCACCGCCCAAGCGCAAGCGCGATCCCGCGCCCTCGCGTCTGGCCTATCGGCTGGAGCGGATGTGGCTGACGCCGCTTTATCGGCGGGTGTTTCGCGTCGGGCTGCCGGCCTTTGTGCTGGCCATGAGCGTGGGCATCTGGCTGTCGGACGAGGATCGCCGCGCGGCGCTGTCGGATGGCATCACCGGGATGGTCGACAAGGTCCAAAGCCGCGACGAATTTCAGGTCCGCATGATGACGGTCGAGGGTGCCTCGCCCGCGGTCGACAAGGCTTTGCGGGCGATGCTGCCGGTCGATCTGCCGGCCTCTAGTTTTGACATCGACCTGACCGCGCTGCGGCTGCAGGTGATCGCGCTGGATGCAGTTGAAAAGATCGAATTGCGGATCAAGCCGGGTGGCATCCTGTCGGCGGTGGTGACCGAACGAGTGCCGGTGATGCTGTGGCGTCATGCGCGCGGTATCGACATGCTGGACAAGGCAGGCCACCGCGTTGCCGGTGTGACCGCGCGCGAGATGCGCCCTGACCTGCCCATTATCGCCGGAGACGGGGCCGATCAGGCCGCCCATGAGGCGCTGGCGCTGATCGACGCCGCCGGCCCGGTCCTGCCGCGCCTGCGCGGTTTGCAGCGGCAGGGCGAGCGGCGATGGGATGTGGTGCTGGATCATGGCCAGCGCATCCTTTTGCCGGAAACCGATGCCGTTCGCGCCCTTGAGCGGGCCATAGAGATGCAGCGTCAGCAGGATCTGCTGGGCCGCGATATCAGCGTGATCGACCTGCGCGACCCGGCCCGGCCGGTGGTTCGTATGGGCGTCGACGCACGCAACACAATTCGCGGCGCGCGCGGCCTGCCCCTGCTGGGGCCGGACGGGCAGCTTTTGCCGGATGATGAGGGATAG
- the ftsA gene encoding cell division protein FtsA: MTELYQTQRAMRNMRRAAMQRGVVGILDIGTSKIACLVLKFDGSEVSREADGVGPMAGQANFRVIGAATTQSRGMRYGEIDTMAETERAVRTVVAAAQKMAGVRVDHVIACLSGGRPSSYGLAGEISLEQGKVTEHDVASVLAACDVPDFGRGREVLHAQPVNFAVDHRSGLSDPREHSGNMLACDMHVLTVDGDAIGNLIHCIRRCDLELAGIASASYASGRASLVEDEQELGAACIDLGGGGTGVSIFIKKHMIYADWVRIGGHLITQDISQGLRVPYAVAERLKTLNGGVEATGRDDRDLIAVGGETGDWESDRRSVSRGDVIGVMRPRVEEILEEVRQRLDAAGFDSLPSQQIVLTGGGSQIPGLDGLATRILGPNVRCGRPLRIDGLAHQLTDPSFSSAVGLALFAAHPQDEWWDFETPADRYPARSLRRAYRWFRNNW; encoded by the coding sequence ATGACCGAGCTTTACCAGACGCAGCGCGCCATGCGGAACATGCGCCGTGCCGCCATGCAGCGGGGCGTGGTGGGCATTCTGGACATCGGCACCTCGAAGATTGCCTGTCTGGTGCTGAAATTCGACGGCTCGGAGGTCTCGCGAGAGGCTGATGGCGTCGGTCCGATGGCCGGGCAGGCCAATTTCCGGGTGATCGGAGCGGCGACGACGCAATCGCGCGGCATGCGTTACGGCGAGATCGACACGATGGCCGAAACGGAACGCGCCGTGCGCACCGTCGTGGCCGCGGCGCAAAAGATGGCCGGTGTGCGGGTCGATCACGTCATTGCCTGCCTGTCGGGCGGAAGGCCTTCGTCTTATGGGCTGGCGGGGGAAATCTCGCTCGAGCAGGGCAAGGTCACCGAACATGATGTGGCCTCGGTGCTGGCCGCCTGCGATGTGCCGGATTTCGGACGCGGGCGCGAGGTGTTGCACGCGCAGCCGGTGAATTTCGCGGTTGATCACCGCAGCGGGCTAAGCGATCCGCGCGAACATTCCGGCAATATGCTGGCCTGCGACATGCATGTGCTGACCGTGGACGGCGATGCCATCGGCAATCTGATCCACTGCATCCGGCGCTGCGATCTGGAACTGGCCGGTATCGCCAGCGCCTCTTATGCGTCGGGCCGGGCCAGTCTGGTCGAGGACGAACAGGAACTGGGCGCGGCCTGCATCGATCTGGGCGGCGGCGGGACCGGCGTGTCGATCTTTATCAAGAAGCACATGATCTATGCCGATTGGGTGCGCATCGGCGGGCATCTGATCACGCAGGATATCAGTCAGGGCCTGCGCGTGCCCTATGCTGTGGCAGAGCGTCTCAAGACCCTGAACGGCGGTGTCGAGGCGACGGGCCGTGATGATCGCGATCTGATTGCGGTCGGCGGCGAAACGGGCGATTGGGAATCCGACCGGCGCAGCGTCAGCCGTGGCGACGTGATCGGGGTCATGCGTCCCCGGGTCGAGGAAATTCTGGAAGAGGTGCGTCAGCGTCTGGATGCGGCAGGCTTTGATTCGCTGCCCAGTCAACAGATCGTGCTGACCGGCGGCGGCAGCCAGATCCCCGGCCTTGACGGTCTGGCCACGCGCATCCTTGGACCGAATGTCCGCTGTGGGCGCCCGCTGCGAATCGATGGGCTGGCACATCAGCTGACCGACCCCAGTTTCAGCAGCGCGGTGGGCCTGGCGCTGTTCGCAGCCCATCCGCAGGACGAATGGTGGGATTTCGAGACCCCCGCCGACCGCTATCCCGCCCGCAGCCTGCGTCGCGCCTATCGCTGGTTCAGGAACAACTGGTAA